In Cololabis saira isolate AMF1-May2022 chromosome 14, fColSai1.1, whole genome shotgun sequence, a single genomic region encodes these proteins:
- the cdc23 gene encoding cell division cycle protein 23 homolog yields the protein MKMAALCSEFGDLVQIKKQLISVISLCKERGLLNSSKWASELAFALAPLPKDELPPAVPVTEEDAQDLDALTLAKSYFDLKEYDRAAYFLKGCCSQKAYFLYMYSRYLSGEKKKDDETVDSLGPLEKGQVRNEALRELRVELSKKHIAGELDGFTLYLYGVVLRKLDLLKEAVEVFVKAIHTLPLHWGAWLELSNLVTNIEMLKLLSLPDCWIKDFFMAHMFTELQMIKEALQKYQSLIEAGFSKSTYIISQIAVAYHNIRDIDQALALFNELREQDPYRIDNMDTFSNLLYVKSMKPELSYLAHNLVEIDKYRVETCCVIGNYYSLRSQHEKAALYFQRALKLNPRCLGAWTLMGHEYMEMKNTSAAIQAYRHAIEVNKRDYRAWYGLGQTYEILKMPFYCLYYYRKAHQLRPNDSRMLVALGESYEKLSQQLEAKKCYWRAYSVGDVEKMALLKLAKLHEQLNESDDAAQCYMLYIQDIFSCGEQLEHAEVSTALRYLGQYYFKNKLYDEASLCAQRCCDYNDAREEGKALLRQISQVRDQIETPSADLFAPLSNNNTPARRVSPLNLMSFTP from the exons ATGAAAATGGCGGCTCTGTGTAGTGAATTTGGGGACCTAGTACAAATCAAGAAGCAGCTAATATCAGTTATTTCCCTTTGTAAAGAAAGAGGACTTTTAAACAGCTCGAAGTG GGCTTCTGAGCTGGCATTTGCTTTGGCTCCTCTTCCCAAAGATGAGCTACCGCCAGCTGTTCCTGTCACAGAG GAAGATGCACAAGACCTGGATGCACTTACACTGGCCAAATCCTATTTTGACCTAAAGGAGTACGACCGTGCTGCGTATTTTCTGAAAGGCTGCTGCAGTCAGAAGGCTTATTTCCTCTACATGTATTCTCGCTATCTG tctggtgaaaaaaagaaggatgatGAGACTGTGGACAGTCTGG GTCCTCTGGAAAAGGGTCAGGTGCGCAATGAAGCTTTGCGAGAACTAAGGGTTGAGCTCAGTAAAAAGCACATAGCAGGAGAGCTGGATGGCTTCACTCTCTATCT GTATGGGGTGGTTCTACGAAAGCTTGATCTGCTGAAGGAGGCAGTGGAAGTGTTTGTTAAGGCGATTCACACACTTCCTCTTCACTGGGGAGCGTGGCTGGAGCTCAGTAACCTGGTCACCAATATTGAAATG CTGAAGTTGCTGTCTCTGCCAGACTGCTGGATAAAAGACTTCTTCATGGCCCACATGTTCACAGAGCTGCAGATGATCAAAGAAGCCTTGCAGAAATACCAGAGCCTCATCGAAGCTGGCTTTTCTAAGAGCACCTACATCATTTCACAGATTGCTGTGGCTTACCACAACATCAGag ATATTGACCAAGCATTGGCTTTGTTCAACGAGCTGAGGGAACAGGATCCCTATCGCATTGACAACATGGACACGTTCTCTAACTTGCTATATGTCAAA AGTATGAAACCAGAATTGAGCTACCTGGCTCACAATCTGGTAGAGATCGACAAATACAGAGTGGAGACGTGCTGTGTTATTG GTAACTACTACAGTTTACGCTCTCAGCATGAGAAGGCAGCTCTTTACTTCCAGCGAGCCCTCAAACTGAACCCTCGATGTCTCGGTGCCTGGACCCTCATGGGCCACGAGTACATGGAAATGAAGAACACTTCAGCTGCCATCCAGGCATACCG GCATGCCATTGAAGTGAACAAACGCGACTATCGGGCTTGGTACGGCCTGGGTCAGACTTATGAGATCCTCAAGATGCCCTTTTACTGTTTATATTATTATCGAAAGGCTCACCAGCTCAG ACCGAATGATTCCCGCATGCTGGTGGCGCTGGGTGAAAGCTACGAGAAACTGTCACAGCAGCTCGAAGCCAAAAAG TGTTACTGGAGAGCGTACTCTGTTGGAGATGTAGAAAAAATGGCTCTGCTCAAATTAGCAAA GCTGCATGAACAACTGAACGAGTCTGATGATGCTGCCCAGTGTTACATGCTTTACATTCAAGACATTTTCTCCTGTGGG GAGCAACTGGAACACGCTGAGGTGAGCACGGCTCTGCGCTACCTGGGTCAGTATTATTTCAAGAACAAGCTCTATGACGAAGCGTCACTTTGTGCTCAGCGCTGCTGCGACTACAACGAT GCTCGTGAGGAGGGGAAGGCTCTGCTGAGGCAGATCTCACAGGTCAGAGATCAGATCGAGACACCATCAGCAGATCTGTTCGCTCCGCTTTCAAACAACAACACTCCAGCCAGGAGGGTGTCTCCTCTCAATCTGATGTCCTTCACTCCCTGA